In one Narcine bancroftii isolate sNarBan1 chromosome 12 unlocalized genomic scaffold, sNarBan1.hap1 SUPER_12_unloc_2, whole genome shotgun sequence genomic region, the following are encoded:
- the LOC138750140 gene encoding heterogeneous nuclear ribonucleoprotein A3-like, translating into MEDSQEPEQLRKLFIGGLSFETTDDSLRNHFEQWGRLTDCVVMRDPNTKRSRGFGFVTYSCVSEVDGAMAARPHKVDGRVVEPKRAVSREDSTRPGAHLTVKKIFVGGIKEDTEEHHLRDYFEKFGKIEVTEVMTDRQSGKKRGFAFITFDDHDAVDKIVVQKYHTINGHNCEVRKALSREEMQNSGMNQRGRGSSGNFSRGSFGNSGSNFSSRGGGGNFNSRGGFGGGSRGGSGYGGCGDGYNGFGDGGGYGGSGYGGSNRGGGYGGSPSYGNQGGGGGGGGYGSGGGGGYDGYNGGFGGGNFGGGGGGNYNDFGNYPNQSSNYGPMKGGGGGYGGRSSGAPYGGNYGGSGGGGSFPRRF; encoded by the exons ATGGAG GACTCGCAGGAGCCGGAACAGCTGCGGAAGCTATTCATAGGCGGGCTAAGTTTCGAGACTACGGATGACAGCCTGCGGAACCACTTTGAGCAATGGGGTCGGCTAACTGACTGCGTG GTGATGAGGGACCCCAACACCAAACGCTCGAGGGGGTTTGGGTTTGTTACCTACTCTTGTGTCTCAGAGGTGGATGGGGCAATGGCTGCCAGACCCCATAAAGTTGATGGTCGTGTGGTGGAGCCAAAGCGCGCAGTGTCCAGGGAG GACTCCACCCGGCCTGGAGCACActtgacagtgaagaagattttcgtTGGGGGTATCAAAGAAGACACAGAGGAGCACCATCTCAGAGACTACTTTGAAAAGTTTGGCAAGATTGAGGTCACAGAGGTGATGACAGATCGTCAGAGTGGGAAGAAGAGGGGTTTTGCGTTTATTACGTTTGATGACCATGATGCTGTTGACAAGATAGTTG TTCAAAAGTACCACACAATCAACGGGCACAACTGTGAAGTAAGGAAGGCACTGTCACGAGAGGAGATGCAGAATTCAGGCATGAACCAGAGAG GTCGCGGGAGCTCTGGCAACTTCAGCAGAGGCAGCTTTGGTAATTCTGGGAGCAACTTCAGTAGTCGTGGTGGAGGAGGAAACTTCAATAGCCGAG GTGGATTTGGTGGTGGCTCCAGAGGAGGCAGTGGATACGGAGGATGTGGCGATGGATACAATGGATTTGGTGATG GTGGTGGCTATGGGGGAAGTGGCTATGGAGGCAGTAACAGAGGTGGTGGCTATGGGGGAAGCCCATCATATGGCAACCAGGGTGGTGGTGGCGGCGGAGGAGGATATGGCAGCGGAGGTGGTGGTGGCTATGATGGTTACAACGGCGGCTTTGGTGGAG GAAATTTTGGCGGCGGTGGTGGAGGCAACTACAATGACTTTGGCAACTACCCCAACCAGTCCTCAAATTATGGCCCCATGAAGGGAGGTGGTGGTGGCTACGGAGGCAGGAGCTCAGGCGCTCCCTATGGAG GTAACTATGGTGGCTCTGGTGGCGGTGGCTCTTTTCCGCGGAGATTCTAG